One Penaeus chinensis breed Huanghai No. 1 chromosome 12, ASM1920278v2, whole genome shotgun sequence DNA segment encodes these proteins:
- the LOC125031202 gene encoding serine-rich adhesin for platelets-like translates to MWAYVFLACLAAGVVKASSPYCIDIDKKTGRQLCCPPGNDGYGECVEYLPKNSLRHMKGVESIEEFNGTKAYVVSPPQDSDESCCCLEEKERMLLKSVVAEGGETYEVAQSDPDMVQPVETVTCRLIPCITPPHRQDKGISCSQKWSSWEVYAKDPTNEDMLRVVSFKVPSGCLCDSDAENVEDRKLQDPSAYDMDHWLQTEVRRLFLNAGDNYDTHSKGKDPRTLRYPVKRQIHQGGEAMSTVRILALILSKVEPSDRLPIFQEVKGIMSEKVSYMREARKIIEAIFGGGGTADETTDVSSSDGSTRRPDASPQSQETDDTLKVKIIQFLLRRAMAEVMCNATVVVKLDEHKTPSFLPQEFVKEMQQNEKVTVSPIASLLVSTALRCRDTDVLQAIRDGRLARMIVAAETVSEGIAKVLDDSDGKISAVFQLASDNTTAASLTVIDENKVAEIQGFFDRVLEATGNSGSMTDTTVWTAPTEKDKQSTSGMPRQETTTLPAVTSDPITVTPSKAPASEEPMRNPVIPPKEQLPSSEYLNFNDTGAVLSSFLNVTGDPWPLTETSAGGKPVKSTTSVPTTMSISEVKTEDTLTSTTDFPSTVTVEISENPVTFTGSSDTVTTESTFSGTTTSSTDETPYSSLAVTEETVTEYPASVTEEEATASLGVSTEMTYTVSSTDFSKSQTETTTNTFDSSVSESMTASNDEETEGDDFLTSDSIAMGITTEGTVTKETGTTEAITETTTTEESSTESVTEAIVTGESTPKEIFTEETATTAAISEESTPRETATEGTVTEELTSEEMVTEETIITEESTDSETATEGAVTQESTDSETATEGAVTQESTDIETATEGAVTQESTDSETATEGAVTQESTDSETATEGAVTQESTDSETATEGAVTQESTDSETATEGAVTQESTDSETATEGTVTQESTDSETATEGAVTQESTDSETATEGAVTQESTDSETATEGAVTQESTDSETATEGAVTQESTDSETATEGAVTQESTDSETATEGAVTQESTDSETATEAAVTHESTPKETITETVTKESTSVTEIIESTTEATAQVVPHDISLDLSAPPVIPSEEELPKTEYEPLNVPVEFILHFLS, encoded by the exons GCATGTTTGGCAGCAGGGGTTGTGAAGGCATCATCGCCTTATTGCATCGACATAGACAAGAAGACGGGCAGGCAGTTGTGTTGTCCACCCGGGAACGACGGATATGGAG AGTGTGTGGAATACCTTCCGAAGAATTCCCTGAGGCATATGAAGGGCGTCGAGAGTATTGAGGAGTTTAACGGAACGAAAGCCTATGTCGTCTCGCCACCTCAAGACAG TGATGAGTCGTGTTGCTGTTTGGAGGAGAAGGAACGGATGTTGCTAAAGAGTGTGGTAGCAGAAGGGG GAGAAACCTATGAAGTGGCCCAAAGCGACCCAGACATGGTGCAGCCCGTGGAGACAGTGACTTGCCGTCTCATCCCTTGCATAACACCACCTCATCGCCAAGACAAGGGTATCAGTTGTTCGCAG aaaTGGAGCAGCTGGGAGGTGTACGCCAAAGACCCAACTAATGAAGATATGTTACGCGTTGTGAGTTTCAAGGTGCCAAGTGGGTGTCTTTGTGATTCCGATGCAGAAAACGTTGAAGACCGGAAGCTACAGGACCCATCTGCTTATGACATGGATCATTGGCTGCAGACGGAAGTGCGTAGATTGTTTTTGAACGCAGGTGACAATTACGACACTCATTCAAAGGGGAAAGATCCGAGAACGCTGAGGTACCCTGTGAAAAGACAGATTCACCAAGGAGGGGAGGCAATGTCAACTGTAAGGATTCTGGCGCTTATCCTATCCAAGGTGGAGCCATCAGACAGACTTCCCATTTTCCAGGAGGTGAAGGGGATTATGAGTGAGAAAGTAAGCTACATGCGAGAAGCAAGAAAGATAATTGAGGCTATCTTTGGCGGGGGCGGGACGGCCGATGAGACCACAGACGTGAGTTCCTCTGACGGTTCTACTAGAAGGCCAGACGCAAGCCCTCAGTCACAGGAGACCGATGACACCCTTAAAGTGAAAATAATACAATTCTTGTTAAGACGTGCAATGGCTGAGGTGATGTGTAACGCAACGGTTGTCGTCAAGTTGGACGAGCACAAgacaccctcctttctccctcaggaATTCGTCAAAGAAATGCAACAGAATGAAAAAGTCACGGTCTCGCCCATCGCCAGCCTGCTTGTCTCCACCGCGCTCCGTTGCCGTGACACGGATGTCCTGCAGGCGATAAGGGACGGACGCCTCGCCCGGATGATCGTGGCCGCCGAGACGGTCAGCGAAGGCATTGCGAAG GTTCTGGATGATAGTGATGGCAAAATTAGTGCGGTCTTCCAATTGGCGAGTGACAACACTACAGCTGCCTCTCTAACAGTGATTGATGAGAACAAAGTTGCAGAAATTCAGGGTTTCTTTGACAGAGTTCTTGAGGCCACTGGTAATAGTGGCAGCATGACTGATACTACTGTGTGGACAGCACCAACCGAAAAGGACAAACAATCAACATCTGGAATGCCTCGGCAAGAGACTACAACTTTGCCAGCTGTGACGTCCGATCCAATAACTGTAACGCCGAGCAAGGCACCAGCGTCAGAAGAGCCTATGAGAAACCCAGTGATCCCTCCTAAAGAGCAGCTCCCTTCATCAGAATACTTGAACTTCAATGACACGGGAGCCGTCCTGAGTAGTTTCTTAAATGTGACAGGTGATCCGTGGCCGTTGACAGAGACGTCAGCGGGAGGGAAGCCTGTTAAATCAACGACCTCAGTCCCAACAACCATGAGTATATCCGAGGTCAAGACTGAAGATACTCTTACATCTACAACAGATTTTCCTTCGACAGTGACTGTCGAGATATCAGAAAACCCTGTGACATTTACTGGCTCTTCTGATACTGTGACAACAGAATCAACTTTCTCAGGCACTACTACATCGTCTACTGATGAGACGCCATACTCTTCATTGGCAGTGACAGAGGAAACTGTAACTGAATATCCAGCATCAGTGACTGAGGAAGAAGCTACTGCCTCACTTGGTGTAAGTACAGAAATGACATATACTGTGTCATCAACTGATTTTTCAAAATCTCAGACCGAGACGACAACGAACACGTTTGATTCTTCTGTTTCAGAGTCGATGACTGCATCAAATGATGAAGAAACCGAAGGTGATGATTTTCTAACTTCAGACTCTATAGCCATGGGAATAACTACAGAAGGGACAGTGACCAAAGAAACAGGAACGACAGAAGCAATAACAGAGACGACCACAACAGAAGAATCTTCAACTGAGTCAGTGACCGAAGCAATAGTTACTGGGGAATCGACTCCCAAAGAAATATTTACAGAAGAAacggcaacaacagcagcaatcaGTGAGGAATCAACTCCCAGGGAGACGGCAACAGAGGGAACAGTCACAGAGGAATTAACTTCCGAAGAGATGGTAACAGAAGAAACAATCATCACTGAGGAATCGACGGACAGTGAGACGGCAACTGAGGGCGCAGTGACGCAGGAATCGACGGACAGTGAGACGGCAACTGAGGGCGCAGTGACGCAGGAATCGACGGACATTGAGACGGCAACTGAGGGCGCAGTGACGCAAGAATCGACGGACAGTGAGACGGCAACTGAGGGCGCAGTGACGCAGGAATCGACGGACAGTGAGACGGCAACTGAGGGCGCAGTGACGCAAGAATCGACGGACAGTGAGACGGCAACTGAGGGCGCAGTGACGCAAGAATCGACGGACAGTGAGACGGCAACTGAGGGCGCAGTGACGCAAGAATCGACGGACAGTGAGACGGCAACTGAGGGCACAGTGACGCAGGAATCGACGGACAGTGAGACGGCAACTGAGGGCGCAGTGACGCAGGAATCGACGGACAGTGAGACGGCAACTGAGGGCGCAGTGACGCAGGAATCGACGGACAGTGAGACGGCAACTGAAGGCGCAGTGACGCAGGAATCGACGGACAGTGAGACGGCAACTGAGGGCGCAGTGACGCAGGAATCGACGGACAGTGAGACGGCAACTGAGGGCGCAGTGACGCAGGAATCGACGGACAGTGAGACGGCAACTGAGGGCGCAGTGACGCAGGAATCGACGGACAGTGAGACGGCAACTGAGGCTGCAGTGACGCATGAATCGACGCCCAAAGAGACCATAACAGAAACCGTGACTAAGGAATCAACATCCGTGACCGAGATAATAGAATCGACTACAGAGGCAACTGCGCAAGTTGTACCACACGATATATCCCTGGACCTTTCTGCTCCACCAGTAATTCCCTCGGAAGAGGAATTACCCAAGACTGAATATGAACCCTTGAACGTTCCAGTCGAATTTATACTTCACTTTCTTAGTTAA